Proteins from a genomic interval of Helicoverpa zea isolate HzStark_Cry1AcR chromosome 13, ilHelZeax1.1, whole genome shotgun sequence:
- the LOC124635625 gene encoding zinc finger MYM-type protein 1-like, with amino-acid sequence MDIRAFFGKKRRLEEQIDHEKPNCSKQVEAPNTIATPSSVATGNVSYGIPSDIAQIGEPIKQVVLDTYPKQHNRAFVSDWFKRYKWLQYSVEKDAAFCYPCQQFLPHGSKQTSYTSTGFRNWKNATDSKTGFPKHEKSISHIQAMSMWQEKLQRISTSSSVETLINQKVLEKYRYYVKSIMEVIQFLIVNELALRGNYILEEEKEQGLFQNLFEYTCMKDPNLNEVLTHIPQNATYRSPEIQNQIIQAMVQAVRSSIVKDINESDVKWFTLMEDGTRDKNNRENIALAIRYVKDGVVNESLLMVKTTENLDAATFTELTLNTLTENNIDPSCMLSQCYDGASVMSGKVSGVATRIENKLGRKIPYVHCYNHRLHLIVIRTISEMTFIRLFFDQCIMLHEFFHHGKIAALYDGKRIGRLLEQRWSGHLAVTKVVYDNYSSILQTLKEIKNGRFNGDDVAKSIGIKKVMLDLEFRIAMVVAKKILSTLQPADKALQARSAGLKDAITIIKCVKDEIIKLRSNQMYNQILEEAKSLTSNDCGESENRTQTSKRQVKKPNRMDDYLTYTPCSSARQNIDENDEPFKSEYFETLDILIAELQRRFSDNDDLINSIASLDELDVDKMVPLKNLGLKIPSREEASVVKAYLSRNEDIMENTLQVLYRQREAFKDTYELFASVATIGCSTAVCESTFSTLTAINRPQRLSMGHERMAGMVFLAFEKKRTKSVDLNEVLRIFNNMANRRIQLF; translated from the exons ATGGATATACGGGCTTTCTTTGGAAAAAAACGAAGACTTGAGGAGCAAATTGACCACGAAAAACCTAACTGTTCAAAACAGGTGGAAGCACCAAATACAATCGCTACTCCTAGTTCCGTAGCAACAGGTAACGTTAGCTATGGTATTCCGTCTGATATTGCACAAATCGGAGAACCAATAAAACAAGTTGTTTTAGACACATATCCAAAACAACACAACAGGGCCTTTGTTTCCGATTGGTTCAAGCGTTATAAATGGTTGCAGTATTCTGTCGAGAAAGATGCTGCTTTTTGCTATCCATGCCAGCAATTTTTACCTCATGGAAGCAAACAGACTTCGTACACTTCCACAGGATTTAGAAACTGGAAAAATGCCACTGATTCTAAAACTGGTTTTCCAAAACATGAAAAATCAATTTCTCATATTCAAGCTATGTCGATGTGGCAGGAGAAATTACAAAGAATATCTACATCTAGCAGTGTTGAAacgttaataaatcaaaaagtattagaaaaatataggtattatgtaAAGTCTATCATGGAAGTAATACAATTTCTAATTGTCAACGAATTAGCTTTGCGtggaaattatattttggaagaagaaaaagaacaaggattatttcagaatttatttgaatacaCATGTATGAAAGATCCAAATTTGAACGAGGTTCTCACTCATATACCACAAAACGCAACATATCGTTCACCcgaaattcaaaatcaaataattcaAGCAATGGTTCAAGCGGTACGAAGTTCCATTGTCAAAGATATTAATGAATCTGACGTGAAATGGTTTACTCTAATGGAAGATGGGACGAGAGATAAAAATAACCGCGAAAATATTGCATTAGCAATACGCTACGTCAAGGATGGTGTCGTCAATGAGTCGTTGCTGATGGTTAAGACTACTGAAAATCTTGATGCAGCCACTTTCACGGAATTAACGTTAAATACTCTCACGGAAAATAACATTGACCCCTCTTGTATGCTTAGCCAATGCTATGATGGCGCAAGTGTAATGAGTGGGAAAGTTTCAGGAGTTGCGACtagaatagaaaataaattgggCCGAAAAATTCCTTACGTCCACTGCTATAACCATCGCTTGCACTTAATAGTCATCAGGACTATCTCAGAAATGActtttattcgtttattttttgaCCAATGCATCATGTTACATGAATTCTTTCATCATGGCAAAATAGCTGCCTTATATGATGGAAAAAGGATTGGCCGACTCCTCGAACAACGCTGGTCTGGACATTTAGCAGTTACAAAAGTTGTATACGATAATTATTCATCGATTTTGCAGACtttgaaagaaattaaaaatggcAGATTCAACGGTGATGACGTCGCCAAGAGTATAGGTATTAAAAAAGTCATGCTTGATCTGGAATTCCGAATAGCCATGGTTGTGGCCAAAAAAATCTTATCCACGCTACAACCTGCAGACAAAGCTTTGCAAGCCCGAAGCGCAGGATTAAAAGATGCCATAACAATCATAAAGTGTGTCAAAgatgaaattattaaattaagatCAAATCAAATGTATAATCAAATTCTGGAAGAAGCTAAGTCTTTAACAAGCAATGACTGCGGCGAATCTGAAAATAGGACACAGACCTCGAAGAGGCAAGTAAAAAAACCAAATCGGATGGATGACTATTTGACGTACACCCCCTGTTCCTCCGCCAGACAAAATATAGATGAGAACGACGAGCCATTTAAGTCTGAGTATTTCGAAACGTTGGACATTTTAATTGCTGAATTACAAAGAAGGTTTTCGGACAACGATGATTTAATTAATTCGATTGCAAGTCTTGATGAGTTGGATGTAGATAAAATGGTTCCACTGAAAAATTTgg GTCTGAAAATTCCATCAAGAGAAGAGGCTAGTGTGGTTAAAGCTTACTTGAGTCGTAACGAGGATATAATGGAAAATACATTGCAAGTTTTGTACAGGCAACGAGAGGCGTTCAAAGATACATATGAACTTTTTGCGTCTGTGGCGACCATAGGATGTAGCACTGCAGTGTGTGAATCTACGTTTTCAACTTTAACTGCAATCAATAGGCCTCAAAGGCTGTCAATGGGTCACGAGAGAATGGCTGGTATGGTATTTCTggcctttgaaaaaaaaagaacaaaatcagTTGATCTGAACGAAGTTCTTCGCATTTTTAATAACATGGCGAATCGTAGAATTCAgctgttttaa